From the Teredinibacter turnerae T7901 genome, one window contains:
- the hisD gene encoding histidinol dehydrogenase — MLINRLTTADPEFDQRLDALLAWDASVNDDITQTVKAILADVRERGDAALVEYTNRFDHRQVASAAELVVEGDALEQALARIPESQVAALREAAARIEAYHQHQKQDSWTYTEANGTVLGQKVTPLDRVGLYAPGGKAVYPSSILMAAVPAKVAGVPEVVLVTPTPKGELNDIVLAAAAVAGVSRVITVGGAQAVAALAYGTETVPKVDKIVGPGNIFVATAKREVFGTVDIDMIAGPSEILVVCDGKTDPDWVAMDLFSQAEHDEDAQAILLCPDGSFIDKVYQSIEKLLPGMERKGIIEVSLANRGALIHVRDMAEAIALSNRIAPEHLELSVENPDDYLAAIRHAGAIFMGRHTSESLGDYCAGPNHVLPTSGTARFSSPLGVYDYVKRSSIIHCSPEGASLLGEVASVLARGEYLEAHARSAEYRIIK; from the coding sequence ATGTTGATCAACCGTTTAACAACCGCCGATCCCGAGTTCGACCAGCGCCTGGATGCGCTCTTGGCCTGGGATGCGTCGGTCAATGACGATATTACACAAACGGTAAAAGCCATTCTTGCGGATGTGCGCGAGCGCGGTGATGCGGCCTTGGTGGAGTACACCAACCGCTTCGATCACCGCCAGGTCGCATCTGCGGCAGAACTTGTCGTGGAAGGCGATGCGCTGGAACAGGCACTCGCGCGCATTCCTGAGTCGCAGGTCGCGGCGCTGCGTGAAGCCGCGGCGCGGATCGAGGCTTATCATCAGCATCAAAAGCAAGACAGTTGGACTTACACCGAAGCGAACGGCACAGTGCTGGGCCAGAAGGTGACGCCACTTGACCGGGTTGGTCTGTATGCGCCTGGCGGCAAGGCGGTATACCCGTCGTCGATTTTGATGGCGGCAGTGCCTGCAAAAGTCGCTGGTGTCCCGGAAGTTGTGCTGGTTACGCCAACCCCGAAAGGTGAGCTGAACGATATTGTGCTGGCGGCAGCTGCGGTGGCCGGGGTTTCCCGGGTTATCACCGTTGGTGGCGCGCAAGCAGTCGCGGCGCTGGCGTATGGCACGGAGACGGTGCCGAAGGTCGATAAAATTGTTGGTCCTGGCAATATTTTTGTGGCCACCGCCAAGCGGGAAGTGTTTGGTACCGTAGATATTGACATGATTGCCGGTCCATCGGAAATTCTCGTGGTGTGCGATGGCAAAACTGATCCTGATTGGGTGGCGATGGACTTGTTCTCCCAAGCGGAACACGATGAAGACGCGCAGGCAATCCTGTTGTGCCCGGACGGGTCGTTTATCGATAAGGTTTACCAGAGCATTGAAAAGCTTCTGCCAGGCATGGAGCGCAAAGGCATTATCGAAGTTTCGCTGGCCAACCGTGGTGCCTTGATTCACGTCCGCGATATGGCTGAAGCGATTGCATTAAGCAACCGCATTGCGCCGGAGCACCTGGAGTTGTCGGTAGAAAACCCGGACGATTACTTGGCCGCTATTCGCCATGCCGGCGCTATCTTTATGGGGCGACACACCTCGGAATCGTTGGGCGACTATTGCGCAGGGCCAAACCACGTCCTGCCTACCTCCGGCACTGCGCGTTTTTCCTCACCGCTGGGTGTTTACGACTACGTGAAGCGCTCGTCTATCATTCACTGCTCGCCAGAAGGCGCATCGCTGTTGGGTGAGGTGGCTTCTGTTTTGGCGCGGGGTGAATATTTGGAAGCACACGCGCGCTCCGCTGAATACCGCATCATCAAATAA
- the hisG gene encoding ATP phosphoribosyltransferase has protein sequence MSQLTIALTKGRILEETLPLLSAAGIEPLEDIQKSRKLLFETSSQNVRLLILRGVDVPTYVEFGAADVGVSGKDTLIEHNSKSYYEPLDLHIAKCRMMTAGIKGVPQKSGRIRVATKYVGLARQYYAEQGRQVDIIKLYGAMELAPIMNLCDEIVDIVDTGNTLRANGLEPRETICEISSRLIVNKASMKMKHREIEALIDAVSAAVNERIAA, from the coding sequence ATGTCGCAACTTACCATTGCTCTGACCAAAGGTCGGATTCTAGAGGAAACGCTGCCCCTGTTATCGGCCGCGGGCATCGAGCCGTTGGAAGATATTCAGAAAAGTCGCAAGCTGTTGTTCGAAACCAGCTCGCAGAATGTGCGTTTGCTGATTTTGCGCGGCGTGGATGTGCCGACCTACGTCGAGTTTGGTGCGGCGGATGTGGGCGTTTCCGGAAAGGACACGCTGATCGAACACAATAGCAAAAGTTACTACGAGCCATTGGATTTACATATCGCCAAGTGTCGTATGATGACCGCTGGCATCAAGGGCGTTCCCCAAAAAAGCGGGCGTATTCGTGTTGCGACCAAATATGTCGGCCTCGCTCGCCAGTATTACGCGGAGCAGGGGCGCCAGGTGGACATCATCAAGCTCTATGGGGCGATGGAGCTGGCACCGATCATGAACTTGTGCGATGAAATTGTGGATATTGTCGACACCGGCAATACCCTGCGCGCGAACGGTTTGGAGCCTAGAGAAACTATTTGTGAAATCAGTTCACGCCTGATCGTAAACAAAGCATCGATGAAAATGAAACACCGTGAAATTGAAGCCTTGATCGACGCGGTCAGTGCGGCGGTGAACGAGCGTATTGCTGCTTAA
- the murA gene encoding UDP-N-acetylglucosamine 1-carboxyvinyltransferase: MDKLIIQGGTRISGEIRISGSKNSGLPILAACLLADSPMDICNLPHLNDITTMLALLRCMGVGVTINEKMCVEVDPTTLTDTEAPYELVKTMRASILVLGPTLAKYGKADVSFPGGCAIGSRPVDIHLSGLEAMGAEIAVEGGYIRARAPNGLKGAHFVMDKVTVGGTENLLMAAVLAKGKTVLENAAREPEIVDLADCLVAMGAKIGGIGTDRLEIEGVERLHGCTYTVMPDRIETGTYLVAAAATGGSVKLRDTRADILTAVLQKLEEAGAELEIGESTISLDMHGKRPKAVNLRTAPYPAFPTDMQSQFTAMNAVAEGTGAVTETIFENRLVQVNELNRMGANIKLEGNTALIQGVPRLKGAPVMASDLRASASLVIAGMVADGETVVDRIYHIDRGYECIEEKLQQLGVNIRRVPG; this comes from the coding sequence ATGGATAAGCTGATTATCCAGGGCGGTACCCGCATCAGCGGTGAAATTCGCATTTCTGGTTCAAAAAATTCCGGCCTGCCGATCCTTGCTGCCTGCCTCCTGGCGGACAGCCCGATGGATATCTGCAATCTGCCTCATCTTAACGACATCACTACGATGTTGGCGCTGCTGCGCTGTATGGGAGTGGGGGTCACCATCAACGAGAAAATGTGCGTTGAAGTGGACCCGACAACCCTGACCGACACCGAGGCGCCTTACGAGTTGGTGAAGACCATGCGGGCGTCGATTCTGGTGTTGGGCCCAACCCTTGCCAAATATGGCAAAGCGGATGTGTCCTTCCCCGGAGGTTGTGCAATTGGCAGCCGGCCGGTGGATATTCATCTCAGTGGTCTCGAGGCGATGGGGGCGGAAATCGCGGTCGAGGGTGGCTATATTCGTGCGCGCGCGCCAAATGGACTCAAAGGTGCGCACTTTGTGATGGATAAAGTCACTGTAGGCGGCACCGAGAACCTGCTGATGGCTGCGGTGCTGGCCAAGGGCAAAACCGTATTGGAAAACGCCGCGCGCGAGCCGGAGATTGTTGATCTCGCCGACTGCCTTGTTGCCATGGGCGCGAAGATCGGCGGGATTGGTACTGACCGTCTTGAGATCGAAGGTGTTGAGCGTCTCCACGGCTGCACCTACACCGTCATGCCGGACCGCATTGAAACCGGAACCTACCTGGTTGCGGCCGCAGCGACTGGTGGCTCGGTAAAACTGCGGGACACCCGCGCCGATATCCTCACTGCGGTGTTGCAAAAGCTTGAAGAAGCGGGCGCCGAGCTGGAGATTGGCGAATCGACCATCAGCCTGGATATGCACGGCAAGCGGCCCAAAGCGGTGAATTTGCGTACCGCGCCTTATCCGGCATTCCCAACCGATATGCAGTCGCAGTTCACAGCGATGAATGCGGTGGCGGAAGGTACCGGAGCGGTGACGGAAACCATTTTTGAGAACCGTCTGGTGCAGGTGAACGAATTAAACCGGATGGGCGCTAACATCAAACTGGAAGGCAATACCGCATTGATTCAGGGGGTGCCGCGTTTAAAAGGCGCGCCGGTGATGGCGTCTGACCTGCGCGCTTCTGCCAGTCTGGTTATTGCCGGTATGGTTGCCGACGGTGAAACCGTGGTGGACCGGATATACCACATTGATCGCGGCTACGAATGTATCGAAGAAAAGCTGCAGCAACTGGGCGTCAATATTCGTCGCGTGCCCGGTTAA
- a CDS encoding BolA family protein, with protein sequence MQPDEIKALIEAALPECTAQVNSDDGKHVAALIVSPAFEGLMPVKRQQLVYGALNEHISSGTIHALQMKTLTPAEHAARS encoded by the coding sequence ATGCAACCAGACGAAATCAAGGCATTAATCGAAGCCGCGCTGCCAGAGTGCACCGCTCAAGTGAACAGCGATGACGGCAAGCACGTGGCCGCACTTATCGTATCTCCCGCTTTTGAAGGTCTGATGCCCGTTAAACGCCAGCAATTGGTGTACGGCGCACTCAATGAGCATATCTCCAGCGGCACTATTCATGCGCTGCAAATGAAAACCCTTACCCCCGCTGAACACGCTGCCCGCAGCTAG
- a CDS encoding MlaC/ttg2D family ABC transporter substrate-binding protein, with protein sequence MKKNRPMIWSARHSLVSAMAAMLLVVSQWAAAEQKPASAALDKEGPEYVVQTVTDQLLSLAKDDTAELKKDPEAFYGKVESLLEPSVSFDFIAKNVMGPTYWEQANEKQQEQFVATFKRSLVETLVKGMASNVDLDIQLVSEQSQVLKNKASIVQKVSGPEGSNLVVYSLGKGKSGSWKVLNVVLDGVNLGKTFRSQFAQGVKDNKGDLQAAIEGWSAQTKG encoded by the coding sequence GTGAAAAAGAACCGTCCGATGATTTGGTCCGCTCGCCACTCTCTCGTCAGCGCAATGGCGGCCATGCTGCTCGTTGTCAGTCAGTGGGCTGCTGCGGAACAGAAGCCTGCGAGTGCGGCGCTGGACAAGGAAGGCCCGGAGTACGTGGTACAAACAGTTACCGACCAGCTGCTGTCGCTGGCTAAAGACGATACCGCTGAGCTGAAGAAAGATCCGGAGGCTTTTTATGGCAAAGTGGAATCGCTGCTGGAACCGTCAGTCAGTTTTGATTTCATCGCCAAGAATGTGATGGGGCCGACCTACTGGGAGCAGGCCAACGAGAAACAGCAAGAGCAATTTGTAGCGACCTTTAAGCGCAGCCTGGTGGAAACACTGGTGAAAGGCATGGCGAGCAACGTCGATCTGGATATCCAACTGGTGTCTGAACAGAGCCAGGTGCTCAAGAATAAAGCGAGCATTGTACAGAAGGTTTCCGGTCCGGAAGGCTCTAACCTGGTGGTGTACTCGCTCGGCAAAGGCAAGTCCGGTTCCTGGAAGGTACTGAATGTGGTGCTCGACGGTGTGAATCTCGGCAAGACCTTTCGCAGTCAGTTTGCTCAGGGTGTAAAGGACAACAAAGGCGATCTTCAGGCGGCAATCGAAGGCTGGTCTGCGCAAACCAAAGGCTAA
- a CDS encoding calcium/sodium antiporter, with protein MLESLPPLLVIAVAIVAGFAGLIWSADRFVAGSAAIASSFGVAPVVIGLTIVAFGTSAPEIMVSISASLKGAGDMAVGNGIGSNIANTGLVLGATALVVAIPVQKHLLKDELPLLLVVMAISGYFLSDGILAQWEAIVLIGALIPAIFLLVYLKKGDLSEQETTDEDSIPHMSRTMAFVWFVIGLGALMLSSEVLVWGAKSAAEMAGVSPLVIGLTIIALGTSLPELAASLISALKGHHDIALGNVLGSNMFNLLAVMSIPGLSGSFPLDQSVFSRDFVVMVALTILLAVAIGLSIWRNRGAGGGKIGKTAGCLLLLSYFGYYVLLYQTAI; from the coding sequence ATGCTGGAAAGTCTACCGCCCCTTCTCGTCATCGCTGTTGCCATCGTCGCCGGGTTCGCCGGATTAATCTGGAGCGCCGACCGATTTGTCGCAGGCAGCGCAGCAATTGCGAGCAGCTTTGGCGTGGCACCAGTCGTGATCGGTTTAACAATAGTCGCCTTCGGCACCTCGGCCCCGGAGATAATGGTGTCGATAAGTGCATCTTTAAAGGGTGCAGGAGATATGGCAGTCGGCAATGGTATTGGTTCCAATATCGCAAACACCGGCCTGGTGCTCGGCGCGACGGCACTGGTCGTCGCTATTCCAGTGCAAAAGCACCTGCTAAAAGATGAGTTGCCGCTGCTGTTAGTGGTTATGGCGATAAGCGGCTACTTCCTCTCAGACGGTATATTGGCCCAGTGGGAAGCCATCGTACTTATCGGCGCGCTCATACCGGCCATATTTCTCCTGGTGTACCTCAAAAAAGGCGACCTCAGCGAACAGGAGACGACGGACGAAGACAGCATCCCGCATATGAGTCGCACCATGGCCTTCGTGTGGTTTGTCATCGGCCTGGGCGCACTGATGTTGAGTTCGGAAGTCCTTGTTTGGGGAGCAAAATCTGCCGCCGAGATGGCCGGGGTCAGCCCGCTGGTGATCGGGCTCACCATAATCGCCCTCGGCACCAGCCTGCCAGAACTCGCTGCGTCGCTTATCAGCGCGCTTAAGGGCCATCACGATATTGCCCTCGGCAATGTGTTGGGCTCGAATATGTTTAACCTGTTGGCCGTGATGTCGATCCCGGGTTTGTCCGGCTCCTTCCCGCTCGACCAATCCGTATTCAGTCGCGATTTTGTGGTGATGGTGGCATTAACCATATTGCTTGCGGTTGCAATTGGCCTGTCGATTTGGCGTAACCGTGGCGCGGGTGGCGGTAAAATTGGCAAAACAGCCGGTTGTCTGCTCCTGTTGAGCTACTTTGGCTACTATGTTCTTCTATATCAAACTGCGATTTAA
- a CDS encoding KpsF/GutQ family sugar-phosphate isomerase, with the protein MSETDLIQSAQRTIALEIAAVQALEERINGEFVAACEKILSCSGRVVVSGMGKSGHIGKKIAATLASTGTPAFFVHPGEASHGDLGMITRDDVFLCISNSGNSPEMVAILPWIKRMGIPVVAMTGKSNSPLAEAADVILDIAVATEACPLDLAPTSSTTVTLVLGDALALALLEARGFTAEDFAYSHPGGTLGRRLLLHVADVMHDGETVPIVTTTTPVLEALGEMSRKGFGITTVVDATGELVGVFTDGDLRRCLDRDIEVKNASIEQVMSRGGRTITPQALAAEAFNLMETHKITALVVTDNNKPVGILHMHDMLQAGLV; encoded by the coding sequence ATGTCCGAAACCGATCTAATTCAATCCGCGCAACGCACAATCGCGCTGGAGATTGCCGCCGTTCAAGCGCTAGAAGAGCGCATCAACGGTGAATTTGTCGCTGCCTGTGAAAAAATTCTGAGCTGCTCCGGACGCGTCGTGGTTTCGGGTATGGGGAAATCCGGCCACATCGGCAAAAAAATCGCCGCAACTCTGGCCAGTACGGGTACACCCGCATTTTTTGTGCATCCCGGGGAAGCGAGCCACGGCGATCTGGGGATGATCACCAGAGACGATGTTTTCCTGTGTATCTCCAACTCCGGTAACTCGCCTGAGATGGTTGCCATTTTGCCTTGGATAAAACGCATGGGCATTCCCGTGGTGGCGATGACAGGTAAATCCAACAGCCCTCTCGCTGAAGCGGCGGATGTGATACTCGATATCGCGGTCGCCACCGAAGCCTGCCCGCTGGATCTGGCGCCCACATCCTCAACCACAGTGACGCTGGTGCTCGGTGATGCGCTGGCGCTCGCACTTCTGGAGGCGCGGGGGTTCACTGCCGAAGACTTTGCCTATTCTCACCCAGGCGGCACTCTCGGACGGCGCTTACTATTGCATGTCGCTGACGTGATGCACGATGGTGAAACCGTTCCAATAGTTACAACCACGACCCCGGTGCTGGAGGCTCTCGGCGAAATGAGCCGCAAAGGGTTCGGCATTACCACCGTAGTAGATGCGACAGGTGAGCTGGTCGGGGTGTTCACCGACGGCGATCTACGCCGCTGCCTGGATCGTGATATCGAGGTAAAAAACGCCAGTATTGAACAGGTGATGAGTCGAGGTGGTCGAACAATTACGCCGCAGGCACTAGCCGCGGAAGCCTTCAACCTGATGGAAACCCATAAAATTACCGCCCTGGTTGTCACTGATAACAACAAACCCGTGGGCATTTTGCATATGCATGACATGCTCCAGGCCGGGCTGGTTTAA
- a CDS encoding KdsC family phosphatase, with protein sequence MKHLSLEDIHRKAAQIKLLLLDVDGVMTDGRLYFSNDGQEMKTFNTLDGHGIKMLRRSGVEVGIITGRTSQLVAKRAADLGISLLIQGREDKFTALEEMRATFPCELDQIAFMGDDYPDLTVMCRVGLALTVQNGHPAVVERAHWQSAARGGEGAVREACDLIMQAQGTYDAALQAYLRTQPHA encoded by the coding sequence ATGAAACATTTATCTTTGGAAGACATTCATCGCAAGGCTGCGCAGATCAAACTACTCCTGCTCGATGTTGACGGCGTGATGACCGATGGCCGCCTGTACTTCAGTAACGACGGCCAAGAGATGAAGACCTTCAATACGCTCGACGGTCACGGCATTAAAATGTTGCGCCGCTCCGGGGTGGAAGTGGGCATTATTACTGGCCGGACCAGCCAGCTGGTGGCCAAGCGCGCGGCCGATCTCGGGATCTCACTGCTCATTCAGGGGCGCGAAGACAAATTCACCGCGCTCGAAGAGATGCGCGCAACCTTCCCCTGTGAGCTGGACCAAATCGCGTTTATGGGCGACGACTACCCGGACCTGACCGTGATGTGTCGCGTGGGCCTCGCACTTACCGTGCAAAACGGCCACCCCGCGGTAGTCGAACGCGCACATTGGCAAAGTGCCGCGCGAGGTGGCGAAGGCGCGGTACGCGAAGCCTGCGATTTGATTATGCAGGCGCAAGGTACCTACGACGCGGCTTTACAGGCGTACTTGAGAACGCAACCGCATGCGTAA
- the lptC gene encoding LPS export ABC transporter periplasmic protein LptC: MRKNRFYLLFIAMGIASIVMLWDSSENVITPPKAEPAPQIPYAFAENAATRYFNDNGVLEYAFTANLLEHFRVLGDNRQPVDEYTMVDHPHFTIYQEDTPWHVESVDGKLVRSSEQIALWDTVRIWQEPPERLPGEEAPAYREASELTTEKLDINPVEKVAYTDEPVKILTPYGVINAVGMTANFKNRKIELHHKVHAIHRIPEDRSLNE, translated from the coding sequence ATGCGTAAAAACCGTTTTTACCTGCTGTTTATCGCGATGGGGATCGCCAGCATTGTAATGCTGTGGGATTCGTCCGAAAACGTGATTACACCCCCCAAAGCCGAACCCGCACCGCAAATTCCCTACGCATTTGCCGAGAATGCCGCGACCCGTTACTTCAACGACAATGGTGTGCTCGAATATGCGTTCACGGCGAATCTCCTGGAGCACTTTCGTGTGCTCGGCGACAATCGTCAGCCCGTCGACGAATACACCATGGTAGACCACCCACATTTTACAATTTACCAGGAAGACACCCCCTGGCACGTAGAATCTGTCGACGGCAAACTCGTGCGCAGCAGTGAGCAGATCGCCCTTTGGGATACGGTTCGCATCTGGCAGGAGCCACCCGAGCGACTACCCGGTGAGGAAGCGCCCGCTTACCGTGAAGCTTCCGAACTCACCACGGAAAAGCTCGATATCAACCCTGTAGAAAAGGTCGCATACACCGACGAGCCTGTTAAAATACTAACACCCTATGGGGTGATTAACGCCGTAGGCATGACAGCCAATTTTAAAAACCGAAAAATCGAATTGCACCACAAGGTGCATGCTATCCACCGAATTCCTGAAGACCGCAGCCTGAACGAATGA
- the lptA gene encoding lipopolysaccharide transport periplasmic protein LptA: protein MKPLSTFCAVLPGRSLLCAAMLACTAMPADALPDDRLQDLSISADSAELDDLNGTTTYAGSVIVEQGSMKIRAEKVVIYGRKDTYSRVVATGTPARLSQVPKPGQEPVTARANRMEYQITSETLILLDNAAFRQEGTSLSGNRIEYDVKKAVVRAGGKADAEGDDRRVRMVIPPKALSKEDEQPADNNKSSNRP from the coding sequence ATGAAACCCCTGTCAACTTTTTGCGCCGTGCTACCTGGGCGCTCCCTGCTCTGCGCCGCCATGCTGGCTTGTACGGCAATGCCAGCCGATGCCCTGCCGGACGATAGACTGCAAGATCTCAGCATCTCTGCCGACTCCGCAGAGCTCGATGACCTGAACGGCACCACCACCTATGCAGGCAGCGTTATTGTCGAGCAAGGCAGCATGAAAATTCGTGCGGAAAAAGTCGTGATTTATGGCCGCAAAGATACCTATTCCCGCGTGGTCGCTACCGGCACGCCAGCGCGTTTAAGCCAGGTGCCCAAGCCCGGCCAGGAGCCTGTGACCGCGCGTGCTAACCGCATGGAATATCAGATCACCAGCGAAACCCTGATCCTCCTCGACAATGCGGCTTTCCGTCAGGAGGGCACCAGCCTAAGCGGCAATCGCATTGAGTACGATGTAAAAAAAGCAGTGGTACGCGCTGGTGGTAAAGCTGATGCGGAAGGCGACGATCGCCGGGTTCGCATGGTGATCCCGCCAAAAGCATTGAGCAAAGAAGACGAACAGCCCGCCGACAATAACAAAAGCTCCAACAGGCCCTAG
- the lptB gene encoding LPS export ABC transporter ATP-binding protein — translation MQQLSAQHLAKSYKGRKVVIDVSLSVDSGQIVGLLGPNGAGKTTCFYMIAGIIKADHGDIQIGDKRVTHLPMHERARAGLGYLPQEASVFRKLTVQDNILAILETRKELSRNQRREAMEKLLEEFHIGHIRNSLGMALSGGERRRVEIARALATEPDFVLLDEPFAGVDPISVSDIKQIVQHLKNRGIGVLITDHNVRETLDICEKAYIVSEGHIIAEGSANDVLNNKKVREVYLGQHFHL, via the coding sequence ATGCAGCAACTGAGTGCCCAACACCTCGCCAAAAGTTACAAAGGCCGCAAGGTCGTCATCGATGTATCCCTGTCTGTGGACAGTGGCCAGATCGTGGGCCTGCTCGGCCCCAACGGCGCGGGTAAAACAACCTGTTTTTATATGATCGCGGGCATCATTAAAGCCGATCATGGCGATATCCAGATTGGCGACAAGCGCGTTACTCACCTGCCAATGCACGAGCGCGCGCGCGCAGGCCTTGGGTATCTGCCCCAGGAAGCGTCGGTATTTCGCAAGTTAACAGTTCAGGATAATATTCTTGCGATTCTTGAGACCCGCAAAGAGTTGAGCCGCAACCAACGCCGTGAGGCGATGGAAAAACTGCTGGAAGAGTTTCACATTGGCCACATTCGCAACAGCCTTGGAATGGCGCTGTCAGGCGGCGAGCGGCGGCGTGTTGAAATCGCCCGAGCACTGGCCACAGAGCCCGATTTTGTGCTCTTGGACGAACCCTTCGCCGGAGTCGACCCGATTTCAGTGAGCGATATTAAGCAGATCGTACAACACCTTAAAAATCGCGGTATTGGCGTGTTGATTACCGATCACAATGTTCGCGAAACATTGGATATCTGTGAGAAAGCCTATATCGTCTCGGAAGGCCACATCATCGCAGAAGGAAGCGCCAATGATGTACTCAACAACAAAAAAGTGCGCGAAGTATATCTCGGTCAGCACTTCCACCTCTAA
- a CDS encoding RNA polymerase factor sigma-54 translates to MKQSLQLKLGQQLTMTPQLQQAIRLLQLSTLDLQAEIQEALDSNPMLEVEEDLSGDDSHSGINEQAPASNELNGKDSADGKSDAADANGADQESNSDASSDGDWNEDNIPTDLAVDTSWDDIYDPTPSGTGLAKPDSDDYDFESRRGTSETLQDHLQWQLNLTPMSVRDKDIAEAIIDAVKPNGLLGQTLDEIFHGLEPHHEELEMDEVVAVLHRVQQFDPPGVLSQDVRECLLIQLSQLDISNEDVRNAKTLVSEFLDLLGGRDFKQLMRKLKLKESELQAAVQVIQGLNPRPGEQIGSDDTEYVVPDVFVNKVNNRWMVQLNPDIAPRLRINSDYASLVKRADSSADNTFLRDNLQEARWFLKSLQSRNETLLKVASCIVEKQQGFLDFGPEAMKPMVLHDVAEIVEMHESTISRVTTQKYMHTPQGIFELKYFFSSHVATDSGGECSSTAIRAIIKKLVAAENARKPLSDSKITGLLAEQGIKVARRTIAKYRESLNIPPSNERKRLV, encoded by the coding sequence ATGAAGCAATCCCTCCAGTTAAAACTGGGCCAGCAGCTCACCATGACCCCGCAGCTGCAACAGGCCATCAGGCTTCTTCAGCTCTCCACGCTCGATCTTCAGGCAGAAATACAAGAAGCTCTGGATTCAAACCCTATGCTCGAAGTTGAGGAAGACCTCAGCGGCGACGACTCTCACAGCGGTATCAATGAACAGGCTCCAGCCAGCAACGAGCTTAATGGCAAGGACAGCGCCGACGGCAAAAGCGATGCTGCAGATGCGAATGGCGCCGACCAGGAGTCCAATTCCGACGCATCCTCCGACGGTGATTGGAACGAAGACAACATTCCCACTGACCTTGCGGTCGACACCAGCTGGGACGATATCTACGACCCCACCCCGAGCGGCACCGGACTCGCAAAACCCGACTCCGACGATTACGATTTTGAATCCCGACGTGGCACATCAGAAACGCTGCAGGATCACTTGCAGTGGCAGCTGAACCTTACCCCCATGTCAGTCCGCGACAAGGATATCGCCGAAGCCATCATTGACGCGGTAAAACCCAACGGTCTGCTCGGCCAGACTCTGGATGAAATTTTTCATGGCCTGGAACCTCACCATGAAGAACTCGAAATGGACGAAGTGGTGGCTGTACTCCACCGGGTGCAACAGTTTGACCCACCCGGCGTTCTCAGCCAGGACGTACGTGAATGCCTGCTCATTCAGCTGAGCCAGCTTGATATCAGCAACGAAGATGTGCGCAACGCAAAAACGCTCGTCAGCGAGTTTCTCGATCTGCTCGGCGGCCGCGACTTCAAACAGCTGATGCGCAAGCTAAAACTGAAAGAAAGCGAACTACAGGCGGCGGTACAGGTTATCCAGGGATTGAACCCGCGACCCGGTGAACAGATTGGCAGCGACGACACAGAGTATGTGGTGCCGGATGTGTTTGTGAACAAGGTAAATAACCGCTGGATGGTGCAACTCAACCCGGATATCGCACCGCGTTTACGCATTAACAGCGACTATGCGTCACTGGTTAAGCGCGCCGACTCCAGCGCTGACAACACTTTTCTACGCGACAACTTACAGGAAGCGCGCTGGTTTTTGAAAAGCCTGCAAAGCCGCAACGAAACCCTGTTGAAAGTCGCCAGCTGTATCGTGGAAAAACAACAGGGGTTTCTCGATTTCGGCCCGGAAGCCATGAAACCGATGGTATTGCACGACGTGGCAGAAATTGTCGAAATGCACGAATCGACGATCTCGCGAGTAACCACGCAAAAGTACATGCACACCCCACAGGGGATTTTCGAGCTCAAATACTTTTTCTCCAGCCATGTGGCCACAGATTCCGGCGGCGAGTGCTCATCTACCGCAATTCGCGCTATCATTAAAAAATTAGTTGCTGCGGAAAATGCACGCAAACCGCTCAGCGACTCAAAAATTACAGGGCTATTGGCAGAACAGGGAATCAAGGTCGCACGCCGCACCATCGCTAAGTATCGCGAGTCTCTGAACATACCTCCCTCGAACGAACGCAAGCGTTTGGTATAG